From the genome of Leptotrichia sp. oral taxon 847:
GAAGGATGAAAAGCGAAATGGAGATGTGTTGGTAATAAGGACAGACAAGATGATAGATTGTGGAAAAATTGAAATATTTGAGGAAGTAAAAAATTTTTATTCAGATTTATATTTTCTAATTTTTTATTCAAATGAAAAAGCAAAATATGAAAATTTTGAAAAACTTTTGGGAAAAATTGGGAATGATATGTTAAAAAAAAGTATTCAAAAAATTAGAAGTGAAAAAAATGTGATTTGAAACTTTGATAAAATTTAAAATTTAAGTTAAACAAAAAAGACTATTTCAAACTTTTCGAGATAGCCTTTTTTTATTAATTCAACTGAAATTTTTTATGCCACTTTTTTCTTTAATAATCCTAGCAGCACTGCTGATATAATTGCACCAACTACAACTGCAAATAAATACAAGAAAAATCCGTTTCCACCATTTGCAGTCTTACTTAATCCCATTACTAAAATTCCTCCATGAGGTGCTGGTATTTTAACTCTAAATAATCCAATTAAAGCTCCTGCCACTGCTGAACCTACAATACTTGCGGGTATTACTCTTGTAGGATCTGCTGCCGCATAAGGAATTGCACCTTCTGTAATGAATGAGAATCCCATAATGTAATTTGTAAGTCCTGCTTCTCTTTCTTGTGCAGTAAATTTATCTTTAAACAATGTAGATGCCAATGCAATCGCTATTGGTGGAACCATTCCTCCAGCCATAACTGCCGCCATTGAGAAAGTTCCTCCCGAAGTCATTGTTGCCGCTGTCAATGTTCCTGTTCCAAATACATAAGCCACTTTATTTATAGGTCCACCCATGTCTACTGACATCATTCCGCCTAATATTGCTCCTAATAATATTGCACTTGCTCCTTGCATTGAAGATAATCCGTTATTTAACCAAACATTTATAAAAGTAGCTATCGGATTAACGACTACCCACATTATTGTCCCTGTTATTAATACTGATAATACTGGGTACAATAAAATCATCTTTAAACCATTTAACGATCTTGGCAATCCTGACAATACTTTTACTAAAATTTTAACTACTACACCCGCTAAAAATCCACCGATTAATGCACCAATAAATCCTGAAACTGGACCATCTTTTACTATTGGCTGAGTTGCTAAGAATCCTGCAACAAGTCCTGGAGTTAACGCAGCTCTTTCACTCATACTAAGCGCTATGTATCCACCTAAAATTGGCAAGAACAATCCAAATGCCGCTTTTCCAACTGTCATCAACAATTTCGCCATTGCATTTGTTGTACCAAAATTAGATCCTGCATTCGCATGGCCTGTCAACGTATCAACCAAAAACGCCAATGCAATCAAAATTCCTCCACTTATTACCAACGGCAACATATAAGAAACTCCACTTAATAAGTGTTTGTAAAGTCCTTTTTTTTCATTTGAAGCCTCTTCACCTGAAGAAGCTTTTGAAGAACCACTTGCATGGAAAATAGGTGCTTTTCCATCTAAGACTTGTTGAATCAAGGCTTTTGCGTTATTAATTCCTTCTTTTGCTTCCACTTGAATTAACGGTTTTCCATCAAATCTATCCACTTCAATATTTCTATTTATCGCTAAAATAACACCTTTTGCTTTCTTGATGTCATCGCTTGTCAAAACATCTTTTCTACCGTCTGCTCCATTTGTTTCTACTTTTATTTTTACTCCCATTTCTTCAGCTGCTTTTTTTAAGGCTGCCGCTGCCATGTATGTATGAGCAATTCCTGTTGGGCAAGCTGTCGCTGCAATGATATAAGGTTCATCTCCCGAATTTTCAGAAACTTTTATTTGTTTTGCTTCTTCTTTAACTTCTTCTTTTTTTTCGGATTCTTCAGGGAATTTTTCAGCTTCAGTTTTATTTATAATATCTAAAACTGCATCTGCTGTTGGAGCTTTTTCCAAAGCTTCTTTAAAATCATCATCCAATAATAACTGTGAAAGTCTAGCTAATGTCTCGATGTGAGTATTATTTGCCCCGTCTGGCGCTGCAATCATAAAAAACAATGTTGCTGGTTCTCCATCCAATGAATCGTAGTCAATTCCACTCATTTTTCTTCCCATCGCAAGAGCTGGTTGTTTTACAAATTCTGTCTTTGCATGAGGAATAGCAATTCCTTCTCCAATTCCTGTTGAACTTTGTTCTTCTCTTGCTTCAAGCGCTTTTACATATCCGTCGTAATCATTTAAAACACCTGTTTTTTCGTGAAGTCTTGCCAGTTCTCTTATAACACTTGGTTTATCATTTGATTTTATGTCAAGATTTATTCTGTCTTTTATTAATAAATCTGATATTTTCATACTTTTCCCCTTCTTTCCAACTATAATTTTTATTTTTAAACTGTTTCTTTCAAAATTTCAATTTCACTGTATAATTTATCAACTAAATCTTTTTCAGCCATCCCGTAAGAATAAGCTGTAGCACTTCCTGAAGCAACTGCCAATTTAAATGAATCTTCTGTTGACATCCCTTTGACAAATCCTGCCACAAATCCAGCTACCATCGAGTCCCCAGCTCCAATCGAATTAATCAGTTTCCCTTTTGGAACACTAGCTTCCAGTACAAACGCTTTATTCACAAGCAAAGCTCCATCACCGCCACGGGATAAAATGACATTTTTTACTCCTCTGTCCAAGAAATATTTACATTTTTCAACGATTTCCTGTTTAGTTTCCAATTTTTCCCCAAACATATCCCTTAATTCATGAATATTTGGTTTTACAAACAAGTTGTTGTGAATATTTTCCTGTAATAAATTTCCTCTTGTATCAAGCACTATTTCTACATTTTCTTTTACATTTTCAGACAATTCTTTGTAGATTTTGCTGCTAATCGATGCGGGAATACTTCCAGATAGGACTAAAATATCTCCATCTTTTAAGTCTGATACTTTTTTTATTAATTCTTTTAATTTTTCATCTGTTATTTTAGGAGAAACACCGGTTAATTCCGTTTCTTTGTCATTTCCATTAACTTTTACATTGATTCTCGTAATGCCTTCAAGTTCTACAAATTCTGTTTGAATATTTTCTTTTTTTAAATCCTCTTTGATAAAATCTCCAACAAATCCCGCAACAAATCCAATTGCTGTCGATTTTACGTTCAAATTTTTTAATACTTTTGAAACATTAATTCCTTTTCCCCCAGCTCTGTAATTTACTTTGGTAGCAAGGTTCAAATTTTCCACTTCCAAATCATCTTTAAGATACATATCATAATCCAATGCGGGATTTAACGTCAATGTATAAATCATATCTTCCTCCTTAAATTTTATAAATTTTTAAATATTTATTTTTAAAGTTTCATTTTATATTTTATAATTCTGTTGTCTGAAATTAAAATATAAATTTCATCTTCAATTATACATATTTTTTGTATTTTGCTATCTGCGACTTTTTTTCTTATCAATATTTTAAAATTTTTATCTGTAATTATCATCGTTCCGTCAACTAGCCCAATGAAAAATTTCCCCTCGTTTTCTTCGATGTAATTAACTTTTATATCCGCTATTTTTATAGAATTATACAATTCCTTGTCCAAAATATTCCAGATTTCTATCTCGCCGTCCTGTGTTCCTGCAAAATATCTAAGTCCCACAATCTTAGAATATGTGTGGTCGTTATCGGTTCTTATTTCAAATATTTTTTTTAATTTATTTTCAAAAATATATATTGTGTTATCTTCTTTGTTTTTTTCTTTAAATTTAATTATAACATTTTCACCACTCGTAAAAATATCGTAATTGCCGCTATTTTTATTTTTGTTTATTTTTGTGAAAATTAATTCTTTTGTATCCACATCGTAGGAGAACAGCACATTACCTTCGATGTACACAATTCTGCCACTTGTTATAAAATTCATAACACTAACCACTCTGTCTGTGTCAAATACAAGTGCTTTTATTCTTTTTTTGTTTCCATCACATTTATAGACCTTCCCGCTGGAAGTTGACACAAAAAATATACTTGATACAAATAACTGATTTTTTTCTTTTATATATTTTATAATTTTGCTATTTTTTACTTTTCCGCCACTTTCTTTTTCAAATATTCCCTTTTTAAAGAAAATCAACTTTTCACCAGTTGTAATAATTCTCTTATTTACAGGTTCCACGCCAAAATCGTTAACTTTTGTCTTATAGGTAATGTCTTCTTCTAAAGTTATATTCATTTTTTTACCTTCCCGAACATCATTTTAATAAACAATATCTTCGGTTGGCCCATATCCATTTGTTTTAAATATATTAACTACATTACTGTTTACTTTAGAAAAAATTTCATTGTTATAGTACATCTTCCAGTCTCCGTCAGGTTTAGTTGTGTCTAAAATATATTTGAAAAACATAAACGTGTCATTTTGCTTAGCATCATAAATATATAATCTATATGTATAAAATTGTGGTTTATCTTTTAAATTTTTTGCCGGAATATTACTTGGAATCAATTTGGCAATATCATCTTCAAAATCTAGCAATATTTTCATAATATTTTCATAAGTTAATTCTTTTTTTTCTTTTTCATTGTACACAAGCCCAACTTCCAAATTTCCAGAACCTATGTAATATGTCAAAAAATCATTGTCAACATCGCAATAAATATTTCCCTTCAATTCTGTTTTATTTATCAACTCTATTTCTTTTCTTACATAAAAATTAGGATTTTTAATCCAATGACAAGTTCCTGAAAAAGAAAGCCCAGAAATCAGCAATGCTAACGAAATTACAAGTTTTTTCATTATAAATTCTCCTTTAACATCAAAATAAAACTTTTACTTTTTTTTTAATTTTTATATACTAATAAAAAACATTTTTATTCCTTTAATTCACAAAAAAATTTTACCATATTTTTTAATTAATTACAAGGGAAAAAATTAGTAAGCGCGAAGTAAAATATTTAGAGATAAGTAAAAACTTCTATTTCAAGTTTCTTAATTTAATCCACAAAGTTACTAAAATAATTTTTTTTTAAGCAGAAGTGCTCATCGCCGCACCCCTGCACCCCGGCAAGGCTCAAGACATTTTTATGCACTGCCAAAAAACTCGCACTAATCGTGCTCAGACAGTTTTGTCAGCACATAAAAATGCTCCGACGGTTTAAATTCTACTATTATACAAAAGGTGTCGTGATTTTTTTGGAGTAAAGACGACTGCCTGAACGAAGTGAGTTTCGGCTTTGCTTCAAAAAAATTCTTAGACGAGCGTGGGGATTATAAGGGGAAATGGCGGCCCTTTCCCCTTATGTAAAAAATAAAAAAATAATATTAAACAAAATAACATTTTGTAATCAAGAATAACTTAAAAAATTTAAAAGTAAAAAATTTACGAAAAAAATATTGATTTTTATAGAAAATAATTGTATTATTAAACAACGATTATAAAGAAGGAGAATTTTTTTATGAGGAAAAAAAAATTTTTTTTAATTATACTTATTTTTTTGTCGATATTTTCTTGTAAAAATTACGAAAAAATGGGACTTCAAACTAAAACTGCCGTTTATAATGCTGATAATGTTGACTTCTACTACGACTTAACTTACAAAAAAGATGGTGCAACACATTATGAAAGACAAATTTGGGATCAGGCTTATGATATTTTGGACAACGCTCACGACTTTTTTCTTATGGATATTTTTGTTTTTAATGACTGGGTCGGAAAAGGTGTAGAAGAAAAATTGCATCCACTTCCCATTGCAGAAGAATTTGCCCAAAAGATTCTGGAAAAAAAGAAAAGAGAACCAAATGTTGAAATTTATTTGATTCTTGATGAGAGCAACACTTTTTACGGTGCATTTGACAATCCGACTCACAAAAAATTGGAAGAAGCTGGAGTAAAAATAGGCTATGTTGATTTAGCTAAATTGCGTGACCCACTGCATTTGTACTCCACACCTTGGCGACTTTTTATAAGACCTTTTGGAAATCCTAAAAACGTTGGAAAAACCAAAAATCCCGCTTACGAGGGAACTGACCCAGTTACGGTTAGAAGTATTTTAAGAGCGTTAAATGCTAAAGCTGACCACAGAAAATTGATTATGAATGAAAATACAGCTATGTTAACTTCCGCAAATCCACATGCTGAAGGTTCAAAACATTCAAATGTGGCTTTTAAATTTTCTTCACCAATCATACAAAAGATTTATGACGCTGAAAAGCCAGTCGCAAGACTTACAAAAAAAGATGGAAGTTTAAAACAAAGATTGCCAAATAAAAAACTTGATATTCCAACTTCTCAAAATGATAAAATTAAATTACAATACTTTACTGAAGGAGCGACTGGAATTGACATTTCAAAAGAATTAAAAAAAGCGAAATTTGGCGACAAAGTTGTGATAGCGCAATTCTTTTTAGCGGACAGAAAAATTATTAATGATATAAGAAAAGCCGCTAAAAGAGGTGTAAAATTTGAAATAATCTTAAATAATTCAACGGCGGGACTCCCAAACAAAGCGTCTGCTGGTGAACTTATGAAATTTGCACGAAAGCACAATTATGACATCACAGTTAGATTTTACAACAAAGGTGAAGAGATGTATCACGTGAAAATGATGTCTATCTTTAAAAAGGATTATATGATAACTTATGGCGGTTCGACTAATTTTACAAGAAGAAACATGAGAAACTACAACTTGGAAAATGAGTTAAAAATAGTTTCAAATTACGACCAAAAAGTTTCAAAACAAATTTCAGATTACTACGACAGGCTTTGGACAAATAGAGACGGCGATTTTACTTTACCGTACGATGAAAATAAAAATGAAGGTCTCTTTAATGATTTACTTTTTAGATTTATTGAAATGAATGGAATTGGAATTTTTTAAAAAATTGTGGGGAACAAAAATCCCCCACTTTTTTAATGTTATAAAACTTTACCAAAAATAATATTTTACACATCAACCGAAACAACCTTAGTTTCCCCGATCTCCTTATTCATCGTGATTCCATAAAGCCTGTGTGAGCCTTTCATAGTTTCCTTGTTGTGAGTGATTAAGATAAACTGTGATTTATCGGTAAAATTGTGAAGTAATTCCACAATTTTTTTCGTGTTTTTCTCATCGAGAGCCGCTTCAATTTCATCAAAAAAAGTGAAAGGACTTGGTCTAAACATAAAAATTGCCATAATAAATGACACTGCAAGCATCGACTTTTCCCCACCTGATAAAAGTAAAAGCGACTGCTCCGGTTTATTTTTATATTTCACACTAAGCTCAAGCCCTGTTGTCAGAATATCTTCAGGGTTTATCAGCTTTATATTTCCCTTTGCTCCATTCAAAATATTTTCACACATATATTCAAAATTTTTGTTAATTTCTTCGTAAGCGGTTAAAAATTTTACTCTCACTTCATTTTCAATTTCTTCGATAAATTCAAGAAGAGTCTTTCTACTTTCCACCAAGTCTCTTTTCTGATTTACAAGATTTTCATATTCTTTATTTTCCCTTGCAAATTTTTCAATTGACGTCAAATCAACTTCTCCAATTTCCGAACGGCTTTTTTCATTTTTAGTAAGTTCTTTTTTTATTTCAAAATATTCTTTTTCATCGGTTATTTCAAAATATTCTTCATCTTGCATAACTTTATTTTCTTCAATTTCACCAATTTTTTCAATCTCATAATTCAAATCTTTTTCATTTTTTAAAATTTTCTCAGTCAATTTTTCACTTTCGCTTTGAAATTTTACAATTTCGACTTCCAAATTTTTTAACTCTTCCAAGATTTTACGCTCCGTCTTTTCCACTCTTTGGATTTCTTCTTCATTTTCTTTAATTTTACCTAAAATATTTTTATTTTCAGCTTCAAATCTATAAATTTCACTCTTTTTAGAAAAAATTTCGTTTTTCAATTTTCTTTCCAAAATTTCTTTTTCATTTTCAAATTTTACAATTTCTTCAATTTCATCCAAGTTTTTGCTGTAATCAATATAAATCTCGTCATATCGCTTTTTATTGCTCTCCTTTTTAACTTTTAAAATTTCATAATCTTTGTCAATGGCATTTAATTTTTGCAAAAAATCGTCCATATCTTCAATTTTAGAACTTTCAATTTTAAGTTCTTCCAATTTTAAATTATTTTGTCTAATATATTCTTCAATATTTTTTATCAATTCAATATTTTGAGAAATTTTTTTTTCTTTTTCTAAAATAAAATTTTGAATTTGGGAAATTTCGTAATCCAAAGTATCTAATGCTCTTTTTTCTTTTGAAAAGTTTACACTAAAATTGTCATAATTTTTTATAAAATTGTTGTATTCATTTTGAAATTTTTTAAAATTATTTTGCAGTTCATTTTTTCTTATGTCAATTTCTTCAGCTTCTAAAAAAATTTTTTTAGCTTTTGCATCAAATTCAGAAAAATTTTTTTCCTTTTCAAAAATTTTTCCTTCCAATTTTTTTAATTCTTTTTTTTGAAAAAGAAGTTCGTCTCTTCTCTGAGAAAATCCGCCGGTCATTCTCCCACGAGAGGTTATAATATCGCCATTAAGTGTTACAATTCTATCACTAAATCCTTTTTTTAAAACTTCAATTCCAATTTCCAAATTTTGTACAACAACAGAATTTCCATAAACGAACTGAACGACTTTTTCCAAACTTTTGTCAAATTTCACAATATTTTTTGCAAAATCAATTATTCCATTTTGACCTTTTGTACTTAGAGCAATACTTTGCTTTTCGCTTTCATTAAATTCATCTGACAATTTTTTTGTAAAATTTTTTTCGATTTTTGGAAGCAAATTAAAACTTTTTGAAACTTTTATATCATCTATTGGCAAAAACGAAGCTCTTCCCATTTTTTCATTTTTCAAAAGCTCAATACAATTTCGTGCGACGTCTGTGTCTTGAACGACAATATCTTGAAACATTCCACCTGACAAAGTTTGAATTGATTTTTCAAAACCAAAAGGGATTTCAATTAAATTTACAAATGCTCCGATAACTCCATTTATTTTTTTATTTAATATATATTTAATGCTTTTGTTAAAAGTTTCGTTGTTTTCAATCGCATTAGAAATCGCATTTTTTCTAATTTTCAAATTTTGCAGCTCAAAATTTATTTTATTTTTATTTTTAACATTTTCCGAATGTTTTTCACGTAAATTTTCAATTTTGCCTTCCAATTCAAAAATTTCTTTTTCACTTTGCAATTTTTCTTTTTCCTTTTTAGCTTTTTTTATCTCAAAATTTTCTTTTTCACGCACAATTTTTTCAAAATTTTGCTTTAATTTTTGCATTTCCACCGAATTTCTTTTTTTCTCATTTTTTGACAAAAAGATTCTTTTTTCCAAATCCTCATTTTCTCCAGCAATTTTTATTTTGTCGACTTCCAAGTTAGAATTTTTCTGAGTTCTTTCTTTTATCTCTTTTTTTATTTTTTCACTTTTATTTTTTATTTCCAAAACTTTTTTAGAGATTTCATTTTTTTCTTTTTCTTTTTTTAAAAATTCTTTTTCTAAAATTTCAAGTTCATTTTTTGAATTATCCAAAATCTTTTTTTTAGAAGAAATTTCCTCTTTTAAACTTTTTTTTCTCTTTTCTTTTTCCAAAGCTTCAATTTCCAGATTAGAACTTTTGTTCAAAATTTTTGAATATTCATCTTTAAGTTCCTCAATTTTACTAAAATTATTATTTCTTTGAGTTTTTTGCAACACCAGATTTTGTTTAATTTCAGAATTTCGGTCGCTAATTTTTTCTGATTCTTCCTTTTTTTCCACTAAATTTTTCTTCAATTTTTCCAATTCTACCAAGATTTTGTTATTTTTTTCTTCAAAATCACTTTGTAAAAATTTTTTTTCATTAATTCCGTATTCCAACATCATAAACTTCCGAGTGTCAATCTTATTAGAAATTTCTTTGTATAATTTTGCTTTTTTCTGCTCAATTTTAAGCTCTTCCACTCTTTTTGATAAACTTTTTTCCACATAGTCAATTTTCTCAATTTCATTTTTCACATTTGCAAGTTTTTTTGTAGCTTCCTCTTTTTCATTTTTTGCCTTTTTAACCCCTGCAGCTTCTTCAATTATTTCTCTAAGTTCCTTTGGTGAAGAACCAATTATCCTCTCAACTCGTCCCTGTCCGATCACAGAATAAGCCTGTTTCCCAATTCCAGTGTCCAAAAATAAATTATGAATATCTTTTAAACGAATCCTTTCATTGTTCAAAAAATACTGATTTTCCCCACTTTTAAAAATTTTTCGAGTAATTTTTACATCCGAAAAACTGGTGTCCAAATATTTGTCGTCATTATTTATGTAAAGACTCACTTCCGCCTGAGTTTTTGCCTTTTTATTCTTTCCCCCGGAAAAAATCACATCTGAACTCTCTTTTGCCCTAATATTTTTATAGCTCTGCTCCCCCAAAACCCACAAAATTGCATCCAAAATGTTACTTTTTCCACTTCCATTCGGCCCAACAATTGACGTTATTCCACTGTCAAATTCAATTACTGTTTTATTTGCAAACGACTTAAAGCCGTTTATTTCCAGTGCTTTTAAATACATCATTTTTCCTTTCAAAAATTTTATTTGTTATAAAATATATACTTATGTATTTTCTATCTTATGAGGCAGCCTCTGATTTTTTATTTCTAGTATTTATTTTAATCTCATTTTTTTCAAAAATTTAACACTTGATTCACACTTTTCATCTTTTAAAATTAAATTTTTTATTGCCACCATACTATATTTTTACCAAACGAATTATATCACAAAAATTTTCTTTTTTCACTTCTAATTTTTTGAATACTTTTTTTTAACATATCGTTCCCAATTTTTTCCAAAAGCTTTTCAAAATTTTCATATTTTGTTTTTTCATTTGAATAAAAAATTAGAAAATATAAATCTGAATAAAAATTTTTTACTTCCTCAAATATTTCAATTTTTCCACAATCTATCATCTTGTCTGTCCTTATTACCAACACATTTCCATTTCTTTCTTCATCCTTCAAAAAATATACTCCAAAAATCAAATCTTTTATCTGTATCTTAATCATCTTCCCGTCAAAAGTTTCATCTACACAAAATTCTTTTCTAATCCTTTGATTAAATTTATCCAAACTTGATATTTCTTTAAAATAAAATACCTCATTTCCAACATATTCTGACATTTTCATCGTTCTCCTTTTTAAAAAAAATATATTATTAAATTATAATTAATTTTAATATATTTATAATGTTTAAACAAGGTATATTTTAATATAGTTTATAATTATCAATAAACATTTTTACAACATTTATTTTATAAGCTAATGTTAATTTTAAATTAAAATATTTAAGGATACTTTTTCTAAATATTATTTTGTTTAGCAATTACAGTGTCTTGTGTATCATAACGTTTTTAATTTAAAAATGTTTTTCCTCTATTTTTTTATTAAAAATATATTTGTTCTTTTAGTAAATTTGTTCTAATTACTCATCTTCTAAAAAAAGTAATAAAAATCATATTTAAGAATAATAAAACAATAAATTGTAATGAACTTGAAAAATCTGGTGTCGCTAAAAAATGAATATTATGGTATAATTTTAAAATGTTAAATAATAAAAATATTAATTTGGAAAGAGGAAATATGATTTATTTTATAGGTGGCACAAAATTTAGAGAATTTAAATATTTTGAGATATTAAATAAGTTTAGAGAAGAAAAGCAAAATATTTCTGAAAGTTTCTTTGATGCGGAGTTGAAAGAAGATGGAATTTTTTTAGAAAAGGTTAGCACAAATTCTATTTTTTCCGCAAAAGAATTAGTTGTTTTAAAAAGAGCTCAAAAAATCAAAAAATTTGAAGCATTTTTAAAACATATTGCTGACTTGAACATAATGAATAAGCAGATTGTGATTGATTATGAAAAGGAAGATGGAAAGCTAAATAACGAATTAAAAAAAACGCTTGATGAATTGGAAAAAGATAAAAAAATTAAAAGTTTTTTATTTTTAAAAAATGAAGACATTGAAATTCAAAATTATGTTATGCTTGAGTTAAAAATAAATAAAAAAGAGGCTAGTTCACTTTTGGAAATGATTGGACAAAATCCATTTAAAGTGAGAAACGAAGTGAAAAAAATAAAGATTTTCTTAAATGGAGAAAAATTTGATTTGAAAAAAATAAAAAATATTATTTCTTTGGAAAAAGAGTATAAAATTTATGAGATGACAAGGGAAATTTTATCTGACAAAGCGAACAAAATTCTTTTATATTTGGAGCAGACCAAGGAATATATGGGAGTTTTATATTCACTTTACAGCGAATTAGAAATTTTATACAAAATTAAAATGATGAAAAATGATGGCAAAAAATTTAGTTCCAATTACAACACTTTCAAAACTCAGTTTGAAAAAGTGAAAGAGGCATTTAAAGTAAATAACCGAATTCCTAATTCATACGTAATTTTTAAAAAACTGGAACTGGAAAAAAATTACAGTTTGAAAAATCTAAAAAATTTAGTTTATCGTTCTTGGGAAATTGAAAATAATATAAAAATGGGAAAG
Proteins encoded in this window:
- a CDS encoding PTS fructose transporter subunit IIABC, which gives rise to MKISDLLIKDRINLDIKSNDKPSVIRELARLHEKTGVLNDYDGYVKALEAREEQSSTGIGEGIAIPHAKTEFVKQPALAMGRKMSGIDYDSLDGEPATLFFMIAAPDGANNTHIETLARLSQLLLDDDFKEALEKAPTADAVLDIINKTEAEKFPEESEKKEEVKEEAKQIKVSENSGDEPYIIAATACPTGIAHTYMAAAALKKAAEEMGVKIKVETNGADGRKDVLTSDDIKKAKGVILAINRNIEVDRFDGKPLIQVEAKEGINNAKALIQQVLDGKAPIFHASGSSKASSGEEASNEKKGLYKHLLSGVSYMLPLVISGGILIALAFLVDTLTGHANAGSNFGTTNAMAKLLMTVGKAAFGLFLPILGGYIALSMSERAALTPGLVAGFLATQPIVKDGPVSGFIGALIGGFLAGVVVKILVKVLSGLPRSLNGLKMILLYPVLSVLITGTIMWVVVNPIATFINVWLNNGLSSMQGASAILLGAILGGMMSVDMGGPINKVAYVFGTGTLTAATMTSGGTFSMAAVMAGGMVPPIAIALASTLFKDKFTAQEREAGLTNYIMGFSFITEGAIPYAAADPTRVIPASIVGSAVAGALIGLFRVKIPAPHGGILVMGLSKTANGGNGFFLYLFAVVVGAIISAVLLGLLKKKVA
- the pfkB gene encoding 1-phosphofructokinase, producing the protein MIYTLTLNPALDYDMYLKDDLEVENLNLATKVNYRAGGKGINVSKVLKNLNVKSTAIGFVAGFVGDFIKEDLKKENIQTEFVELEGITRINVKVNGNDKETELTGVSPKITDEKLKELIKKVSDLKDGDILVLSGSIPASISSKIYKELSENVKENVEIVLDTRGNLLQENIHNNLFVKPNIHELRDMFGEKLETKQEIVEKCKYFLDRGVKNVILSRGGDGALLVNKAFVLEASVPKGKLINSIGAGDSMVAGFVAGFVKGMSTEDSFKLAVASGSATAYSYGMAEKDLVDKLYSEIEILKETV
- a CDS encoding phospholipase D-like domain-containing protein, coding for MRKKKFFLIILIFLSIFSCKNYEKMGLQTKTAVYNADNVDFYYDLTYKKDGATHYERQIWDQAYDILDNAHDFFLMDIFVFNDWVGKGVEEKLHPLPIAEEFAQKILEKKKREPNVEIYLILDESNTFYGAFDNPTHKKLEEAGVKIGYVDLAKLRDPLHLYSTPWRLFIRPFGNPKNVGKTKNPAYEGTDPVTVRSILRALNAKADHRKLIMNENTAMLTSANPHAEGSKHSNVAFKFSSPIIQKIYDAEKPVARLTKKDGSLKQRLPNKKLDIPTSQNDKIKLQYFTEGATGIDISKELKKAKFGDKVVIAQFFLADRKIINDIRKAAKRGVKFEIILNNSTAGLPNKASAGELMKFARKHNYDITVRFYNKGEEMYHVKMMSIFKKDYMITYGGSTNFTRRNMRNYNLENELKIVSNYDQKVSKQISDYYDRLWTNRDGDFTLPYDENKNEGLFNDLLFRFIEMNGIGIF
- the smc gene encoding chromosome segregation protein SMC, producing the protein MYLKALEINGFKSFANKTVIEFDSGITSIVGPNGSGKSNILDAILWVLGEQSYKNIRAKESSDVIFSGGKNKKAKTQAEVSLYINNDDKYLDTSFSDVKITRKIFKSGENQYFLNNERIRLKDIHNLFLDTGIGKQAYSVIGQGRVERIIGSSPKELREIIEEAAGVKKAKNEKEEATKKLANVKNEIEKIDYVEKSLSKRVEELKIEQKKAKLYKEISNKIDTRKFMMLEYGINEKKFLQSDFEEKNNKILVELEKLKKNLVEKKEESEKISDRNSEIKQNLVLQKTQRNNNFSKIEELKDEYSKILNKSSNLEIEALEKEKRKKSLKEEISSKKKILDNSKNELEILEKEFLKKEKEKNEISKKVLEIKNKSEKIKKEIKERTQKNSNLEVDKIKIAGENEDLEKRIFLSKNEKKRNSVEMQKLKQNFEKIVREKENFEIKKAKKEKEKLQSEKEIFELEGKIENLREKHSENVKNKNKINFELQNLKIRKNAISNAIENNETFNKSIKYILNKKINGVIGAFVNLIEIPFGFEKSIQTLSGGMFQDIVVQDTDVARNCIELLKNEKMGRASFLPIDDIKVSKSFNLLPKIEKNFTKKLSDEFNESEKQSIALSTKGQNGIIDFAKNIVKFDKSLEKVVQFVYGNSVVVQNLEIGIEVLKKGFSDRIVTLNGDIITSRGRMTGGFSQRRDELLFQKKELKKLEGKIFEKEKNFSEFDAKAKKIFLEAEEIDIRKNELQNNFKKFQNEYNNFIKNYDNFSVNFSKEKRALDTLDYEISQIQNFILEKEKKISQNIELIKNIEEYIRQNNLKLEELKIESSKIEDMDDFLQKLNAIDKDYEILKVKKESNKKRYDEIYIDYSKNLDEIEEIVKFENEKEILERKLKNEIFSKKSEIYRFEAENKNILGKIKENEEEIQRVEKTERKILEELKNLEVEIVKFQSESEKLTEKILKNEKDLNYEIEKIGEIEENKVMQDEEYFEITDEKEYFEIKKELTKNEKSRSEIGEVDLTSIEKFARENKEYENLVNQKRDLVESRKTLLEFIEEIENEVRVKFLTAYEEINKNFEYMCENILNGAKGNIKLINPEDILTTGLELSVKYKNKPEQSLLLLSGGEKSMLAVSFIMAIFMFRPSPFTFFDEIEAALDEKNTKKIVELLHNFTDKSQFILITHNKETMKGSHRLYGITMNKEIGETKVVSVDV
- a CDS encoding DNA polymerase III subunit delta — its product is MIYFIGGTKFREFKYFEILNKFREEKQNISESFFDAELKEDGIFLEKVSTNSIFSAKELVVLKRAQKIKKFEAFLKHIADLNIMNKQIVIDYEKEDGKLNNELKKTLDELEKDKKIKSFLFLKNEDIEIQNYVMLELKINKKEASSLLEMIGQNPFKVRNEVKKIKIFLNGEKFDLKKIKNIISLEKEYKIYEMTREILSDKANKILLYLEQTKEYMGVLYSLYSELEILYKIKMMKNDGKKFSSNYNTFKTQFEKVKEAFKVNNRIPNSYVIFKKLELEKNYSLKNLKNLVYRSWEIENNIKMGKIEMNTGVEKLIMEISSLYQKS